The DNA window CTCAAGGCCGATCGCGAGAAGAAGTCGAAGATGGCGCAGGTCGCGTTTTTCGACCTGTCCGAGCCCATGGGCGAAACCGAGGCCTCATTCAGCCTCTTCGGCGACTACCGCCTGAACCTCCGCACCTTCCTAGAACGGCTCGAAAAGATCCGTACCGATGCGCAGGTCAAAGGCGTGCTGATCTTCCTCGGCGACCCCGGCATCAGCCTGTCGCAGGCCCAGGAAATCCGCGACGCACTGGCCGCGATCGTCAAGGCCGGCAAGCCGGTCTTCATTCACGCCGACGGCTACGATACGACGCTTTACACCATGGCGACCGGCGCCAGCGACATCTGCCTGCTTGAAGGCGGCGAGCTCATGCTCCCGGGCATCGGTATCGAATCGATGTTCCTCCGCGGCCTGTTCGACAAGGTCGGCGTCAAGGCCGACTACGTGCAGATCGGCGAATACAAAGGCGCAGACGAGCAGTACACCCGCACGCAGGCTTCGGAAGAACTTCGCGGCGAGATGAAGGCGCTCGTCGAAGGCCTCTACAACGAAGTCGTCAACGGCATCGTCAAGTTCCGCAAGGTCGATGCCGACGTGGTCAAGACCACCATCGACGACTCAATGGCATCCGGCAAAACCGCCAAGGCGCGCAAGCTGGTGGACCACCTGATCGACCAGGACGGCGTTCGGGCCCTGCTGGAAAAGAAGCTCGGCAACGAAGTGCTGCTCAACCCCGCCTACGGCATGGAGCAGCGCGCACCCGTTGATTTCAGCAACCCGTTCGGGCTGCTGGCGTCGCTGATGAAGAAGTCCGAAGACGACAAGCCGACCGAGAAGGACTCCGTCGCGATCATCTACGCCGAGGGCGTGATCGTCGATGGCGAAGCCGATGACGGCATCCTCAGCCAGGGGGGAAACATCGGGTCCACCAACATGCGGCAGGCGTTCCGGGCGGCGCTGAGGGACGACAACATCAAGGCGGTGGTCATTCGCATCGATTCGCCCGGCGGCAGCGCGCTGGCGAGCGAAGTGATGTGGCAGGCCGCGCGCCGGCTGGCAGAGAAAAAGCCGGTCGTGATCTCCATCGGCGGAATGGCGGCCAGCGGCGGGTACTACCTGGCATCGGCCGGCGACACCATCTACGCCGACCCCACCGCGATCGTCGGTTCGATCGGCGTGGTCGGCGGCAAGTTCGTGATGGCCGACCTCTTCGAGAAGCTGGGCGTCAAGTCCGAGACCTTCGCCAAGGGCCGCAACGCCGACCTGTTCAGCATGAATCAGCCGTTCACCGATCGTCAGCGCGTGATGGTGACCACCTGGATGAAGTCGACCTACGACCAGTTCACCGACCGTATCCTGACGACGCGCAAGGGCAAGATTGCGGATATCGACCGCGTGGCCCGTGGCCGTATCTTCGTCGCCAGCCGGGCCAAGGAATTGGGCATGGTCGACGAGATCGGCGGTCTGCGCGATGCGATCGCCGCGGCGGCAACCAAGGGCGGTCTCAAGGCCGGCGCTTACGACGTACGGCAGGTTCCCAGCCCCAAGACCCTCGGCGACTACCTCAGCGGCAACGGTTCCAACGGCCCGCAGGCGGCGATCAACATCAAGCCGAAAATCGAGATCAAGATCGACAGCTTTTTGGGCGCGCTCAACCCCTCGCTCCGCAGGCAGGCACTTCAGCAGATCCAGATGATGCATCTGCTGCAGGATCGACCGGTCATCCTGATCAGCCCGTACACGATCACGGTGAAGTGAGCGACGTGTCGAAATCGACAAGATGAAGCCGCACGCCATGACCGGAGCCTCGGGTCGCGACAAGATGATTGTCGGTCGACCCGGGGCTCCGAGTCATTTCATGCGATCGGTTACTCGTGCAGTTCCCTCAGGTTATCGTGGTTGCACGTCACTGGATTCGCCGGGTTAGGTGAATGCCGTGAACTCGACGCGGAAATCGTCCAAACCTTTGCCGCCGGCGCTGGTCAATCTTCAAGCAGACGTTTGAAAGGACTGCACCCACATGAC is part of the Humisphaera borealis genome and encodes:
- the sppA gene encoding signal peptide peptidase SppA — its product is MLKRHATGSLFLVPSCLLLVLGLVATALAEPATKPVGKKMPTPEKPTPDKSDPTKPATQPDNSKSDFPSPAELMKQLKADREKKSKMAQVAFFDLSEPMGETEASFSLFGDYRLNLRTFLERLEKIRTDAQVKGVLIFLGDPGISLSQAQEIRDALAAIVKAGKPVFIHADGYDTTLYTMATGASDICLLEGGELMLPGIGIESMFLRGLFDKVGVKADYVQIGEYKGADEQYTRTQASEELRGEMKALVEGLYNEVVNGIVKFRKVDADVVKTTIDDSMASGKTAKARKLVDHLIDQDGVRALLEKKLGNEVLLNPAYGMEQRAPVDFSNPFGLLASLMKKSEDDKPTEKDSVAIIYAEGVIVDGEADDGILSQGGNIGSTNMRQAFRAALRDDNIKAVVIRIDSPGGSALASEVMWQAARRLAEKKPVVISIGGMAASGGYYLASAGDTIYADPTAIVGSIGVVGGKFVMADLFEKLGVKSETFAKGRNADLFSMNQPFTDRQRVMVTTWMKSTYDQFTDRILTTRKGKIADIDRVARGRIFVASRAKELGMVDEIGGLRDAIAAAATKGGLKAGAYDVRQVPSPKTLGDYLSGNGSNGPQAAINIKPKIEIKIDSFLGALNPSLRRQALQQIQMMHLLQDRPVILISPYTITVK